In Kushneria marisflavi, the following are encoded in one genomic region:
- a CDS encoding sugar-binding transcriptional regulator codes for MNERADPDIALMTEIASLYYMQGETQEAIAGRMGMSRIKVGRMLKRAQSEGIVDVRVRHHPSVSAEIEQALIRRFGIRRALIALDCADAEQQRHEVSSLVADHLSRTLEDGTIVAVGMGRNVGTVADNVFTQRTRQCSFICAIGGSLRAGEYMNPDHICRRLAARFGGESETLYAPAMVASTELRDAMLENPTVRQTLDRARRADIAMIGVGDLSEDSNMVRMGWFSPQEIAEARLSGTVGDMMGYDFIDLNGRASTTPMQGRVIGLTIADLARIPEVIAIASESTKAAGILGALRTGVIDVLATSATNAHTLLHLDEATRLKSEG; via the coding sequence ATGAACGAGCGTGCCGATCCCGATATCGCGTTGATGACCGAGATTGCCAGCCTGTATTACATGCAGGGTGAAACCCAGGAGGCGATTGCCGGGCGCATGGGTATGTCACGCATCAAGGTCGGGCGCATGCTCAAGCGCGCTCAGTCCGAAGGCATCGTTGATGTGCGGGTGCGTCACCATCCTTCGGTGTCCGCCGAGATCGAACAGGCGCTGATCCGGCGCTTTGGCATCCGCCGGGCACTGATTGCACTCGACTGCGCGGATGCCGAGCAGCAGCGCCATGAGGTCTCGAGTCTGGTGGCCGATCATCTTTCCAGAACCCTTGAAGACGGCACCATTGTGGCCGTTGGCATGGGGCGCAATGTCGGCACCGTGGCCGACAACGTCTTTACCCAGCGCACCCGGCAATGCTCGTTCATCTGCGCCATTGGTGGTTCGCTGCGTGCCGGGGAATACATGAACCCTGATCATATCTGTCGACGTCTGGCGGCCAGATTCGGCGGCGAGAGTGAAACACTCTATGCACCGGCCATGGTAGCCAGTACCGAGCTTCGTGATGCCATGCTGGAAAACCCCACCGTGCGCCAGACGCTGGATCGCGCCCGACGGGCTGATATTGCCATGATCGGCGTGGGGGATCTGTCGGAAGACAGCAACATGGTACGCATGGGCTGGTTCTCGCCGCAGGAGATCGCCGAGGCGCGCCTGTCCGGTACGGTCGGCGACATGATGGGGTATGACTTCATCGACCTGAACGGCCGCGCATCCACCACCCCCATGCAGGGTCGTGTCATCGGATTGACCATCGCGGATCTGGCACGTATTCCCGAGGTGATCGCGATTGCCAGTGAAAGCACCAAGGCTGCCGGTATTCTGGGGGCGCTACGCACCGGGGTGATCGATGTGCTCGCCACCAGCGCTACCAATGCGCATACCCTTTTGCACCTGGATGAGGCCACGCGCCTCAAAAGCGAGGGATAA
- the tkt gene encoding transketolase yields MTSRRHLANAIRALSMDAVQKANSGHPGMPMGMADIAEVLWNDHLRHNPANPDWAERDRFILSNGHGSMLHYSLLHLTGYDLPMEELKNFRQLGSKTPGHPEHGYTQGIETTTGPLGQGLANAVGMAVAERTLAAQFNRDGHDIINHRTWVFAGDGCLMEGISHEACSLAGTLGLGNLVVFYDDNGISIDGEVEGWFTDDTATRFEAYHWNVIRDVDGHDAEQIDAAIREAKEVTDKPTLIICKTVIGFGSPNKAGKEESHGAALGEEEVEAARKQLGWEYGAFEIPDDIYKAWDARDKGQQLEDEYKQKMAAYEKAHPELAKELQRRYDGKLPENFDGDALIKRAQEKSETTASRKASLGVLNELAPDLPELFGGSADLAPSNLTLWKGAKAVSKDNFNGSYLHYGVREFGMGAIANGIATHGGFIPYDATFLVFMEYMHNAVRMSALSHTRILHIFTHDSIGLGEDGPTHQPVEQLADLRNLPGLATWRPCDATETAASWVEGLMRETGPTALIFSRQDLPAQSRNDEQLKNIRRGGYVLKDAEGGQPDLILIATGSEVGLAMDAAGELEGKGQKVRVVSMPCTTKFDEQDESYRESVLPNSVRKRMAIEAAIPSTWYKYVGLDGHVFGMTTYGESGKAGDLFKHFGFTVEKVVERAETMLKA; encoded by the coding sequence ATGACCTCGCGTCGTCACCTCGCCAATGCCATCCGTGCGCTTTCGATGGATGCCGTGCAAAAGGCCAACTCCGGCCACCCGGGCATGCCGATGGGCATGGCTGACATCGCAGAAGTGCTTTGGAACGATCACCTCAGACACAATCCGGCCAACCCGGACTGGGCCGAACGTGACCGCTTCATTCTTTCCAACGGTCACGGCTCGATGCTGCACTATTCGCTGCTGCATCTCACCGGCTACGACCTGCCGATGGAAGAGCTCAAGAATTTCCGCCAGCTGGGCTCCAAAACGCCCGGCCACCCGGAACATGGCTACACCCAGGGCATCGAGACCACCACCGGCCCGCTGGGTCAGGGTCTGGCCAATGCCGTCGGCATGGCGGTCGCTGAACGTACGCTGGCCGCCCAGTTCAATCGTGACGGTCACGACATCATCAATCACCGCACCTGGGTATTCGCAGGTGACGGCTGCCTGATGGAAGGCATCAGCCATGAGGCCTGCTCGCTGGCCGGTACGCTGGGCCTGGGCAATCTGGTCGTGTTCTATGACGACAACGGCATCTCGATTGATGGCGAAGTCGAAGGCTGGTTCACCGACGATACTGCTACCCGCTTTGAAGCCTATCACTGGAACGTCATCCGTGACGTCGACGGCCACGATGCCGAGCAGATCGACGCCGCCATCCGTGAAGCCAAGGAAGTCACCGACAAGCCGACGCTGATCATCTGCAAGACCGTGATCGGCTTTGGTTCGCCCAACAAGGCCGGCAAGGAAGAAAGCCACGGTGCAGCGCTGGGCGAAGAAGAAGTCGAAGCCGCACGCAAGCAGCTGGGCTGGGAATACGGCGCGTTCGAAATTCCCGACGATATCTACAAGGCGTGGGATGCCCGCGACAAGGGCCAGCAGCTCGAAGACGAGTACAAGCAGAAGATGGCCGCCTATGAAAAGGCCCATCCGGAACTCGCCAAAGAGCTACAGCGTCGCTACGACGGCAAGCTGCCAGAGAACTTTGACGGCGATGCCCTGATCAAGCGTGCCCAGGAAAAATCCGAAACTACCGCTTCGCGCAAGGCATCCCTTGGCGTACTCAACGAGCTGGCGCCGGATCTGCCCGAACTCTTCGGCGGCAGTGCCGACCTGGCACCGTCCAACCTGACCCTGTGGAAAGGCGCCAAGGCCGTCAGCAAGGACAACTTCAACGGCAGCTACCTGCACTACGGTGTACGCGAATTCGGCATGGGCGCGATTGCCAACGGTATCGCCACCCACGGCGGCTTCATCCCCTATGACGCCACCTTCCTGGTGTTCATGGAATACATGCACAACGCCGTACGCATGTCAGCGCTGTCGCACACCCGCATCCTGCACATCTTCACCCACGACTCTATCGGTCTGGGCGAAGACGGTCCGACCCACCAGCCGGTCGAGCAGCTGGCCGATCTTCGCAACCTGCCGGGTCTGGCCACATGGCGCCCCTGTGACGCCACTGAAACGGCCGCCTCCTGGGTGGAAGGCCTGATGCGTGAAACCGGCCCCACGGCGCTGATCTTCTCGCGTCAGGATCTGCCGGCCCAGTCTCGCAACGACGAGCAGCTCAAGAACATCCGTCGCGGCGGCTATGTCCTCAAGGACGCCGAAGGCGGCCAGCCGGATCTGATCCTGATCGCGACCGGCTCTGAAGTCGGCCTGGCGATGGACGCCGCTGGCGAACTCGAAGGCAAGGGTCAGAAGGTTCGCGTGGTCTCCATGCCCTGCACGACCAAGTTTGACGAGCAGGACGAGTCGTATCGCGAATCCGTACTGCCCAACAGCGTACGCAAGCGCATGGCGATCGAGGCGGCCATTCCGTCGACCTGGTACAAGTACGTCGGCCTTGATGGTCACGTGTTCGGCATGACCACCTATGGTGAATCCGGCAAGGCGGGTGATCTGTTCAAGCACTTCGGCTTTACCGTCGAGAAGGTCGTCGAGCGCGCAGAAACCATGCTCAAGGCGTAA
- a CDS encoding dihydroxyacetone kinase family protein, translating into MTRLFNDPIAFVDEATEGFVAAHAHRVRQVPGGVIRSTKSEPNTVAVVIGGGSGHYPAFCGLVGQGLAHGAAMGNLFASPSAQQIYSVARAANNGAGVLLSYGNYAGDVLHFGQARDRLISEGIPCEMVKVIDDVSSASLEEIQKRRGIAGDLTVFKIASAAAEAGYSLEDVVRVAEAANLRTRSFGVAFDGCTLPGADDALFHVPEGKMAVGLGIHGEPGISEQDIPTADELAELLVKRLLEELPEGVGSAKGARASVLLNGLGTVKYEELFVVYRRVNQLLKEAGLEIVEPEVGELVTSLDMAGASLTLFWLDDELEKFWAAPCDTPAYSKGSVVSAEQLDAAELDIPDPDAIPDATEESKEAAAKVLAALEVTYQVIEENEEEFGRIDAVAGDGDHGIGMARGGKAALEKGRDVKERGAGAGSLLRMAGDAWADKAGGTSGAIWGSALHSLAMAIGDEKKPDAARIAQGVRDARDNIMHFGKAKVGDKTLVDVLVPFSEVLTERVEAGDDLKTAWQAGADRAEQAAKETADLVPKIGRARPLAEKSKGTPDAGAVSLSMIIRAVVDVL; encoded by the coding sequence ATGACACGCCTTTTCAACGACCCGATTGCCTTTGTCGACGAAGCCACCGAAGGCTTTGTGGCCGCTCACGCTCACCGGGTACGCCAGGTGCCCGGTGGGGTGATCCGCAGTACAAAAAGCGAGCCCAATACCGTCGCGGTCGTGATCGGCGGCGGCTCAGGCCACTACCCCGCCTTTTGCGGCCTGGTCGGGCAGGGGCTGGCGCACGGAGCGGCCATGGGCAACCTGTTTGCCTCGCCCTCGGCCCAGCAGATCTATTCGGTCGCTCGTGCCGCCAATAACGGTGCCGGCGTTTTGCTGAGCTACGGCAACTATGCCGGCGACGTGCTGCATTTTGGTCAGGCACGTGATCGCCTGATCAGCGAAGGCATCCCATGCGAGATGGTCAAGGTCATCGATGACGTCTCCAGCGCCAGTCTTGAAGAGATCCAGAAGCGCCGTGGCATTGCCGGTGACCTGACCGTATTCAAGATCGCCTCGGCCGCCGCCGAAGCCGGCTATTCGCTTGAAGACGTGGTCCGTGTGGCGGAGGCAGCCAACCTGCGCACCCGCTCCTTTGGCGTGGCCTTTGACGGCTGTACCCTGCCCGGCGCCGACGACGCCCTCTTCCACGTGCCGGAAGGCAAGATGGCCGTCGGCCTCGGTATCCACGGCGAGCCCGGCATCAGTGAACAGGATATTCCCACCGCCGACGAGCTGGCCGAACTGCTGGTCAAGCGACTGCTTGAAGAGCTGCCTGAAGGTGTGGGCAGCGCAAAAGGTGCCCGTGCCTCGGTGCTGCTCAACGGCCTGGGGACGGTAAAATATGAAGAGCTGTTCGTGGTCTATCGTCGCGTCAATCAGCTGCTGAAAGAGGCAGGCCTTGAGATTGTCGAACCCGAAGTGGGTGAGCTGGTCACCAGTCTGGACATGGCCGGCGCGTCACTGACCCTGTTCTGGCTCGACGACGAGCTTGAGAAGTTCTGGGCGGCGCCCTGCGATACCCCTGCCTACAGCAAGGGCAGCGTCGTCAGTGCCGAGCAGCTCGATGCAGCAGAACTTGATATCCCCGACCCGGACGCCATCCCCGACGCCACGGAAGAATCGAAGGAAGCCGCAGCAAAGGTGCTGGCGGCACTTGAGGTCACCTATCAGGTGATTGAAGAAAACGAAGAGGAATTCGGCCGCATCGATGCTGTCGCCGGCGATGGCGATCACGGCATTGGCATGGCCCGTGGCGGCAAGGCAGCGCTTGAAAAGGGTCGTGACGTCAAGGAGCGCGGCGCAGGCGCCGGATCACTGCTGCGCATGGCGGGCGATGCCTGGGCCGACAAGGCAGGCGGCACATCAGGCGCGATCTGGGGCTCGGCGCTTCACTCGCTGGCGATGGCCATCGGTGACGAGAAAAAGCCAGATGCCGCTCGGATCGCTCAGGGCGTGCGGGACGCACGCGACAACATCATGCACTTTGGCAAGGCAAAGGTCGGCGACAAGACCCTGGTCGACGTGCTGGTCCCCTTCAGCGAGGTACTGACAGAGCGCGTCGAGGCTGGCGATGATCTGAAAACGGCCTGGCAGGCCGGGGCTGACCGCGCCGAACAGGCAGCGAAGGAGACGGCCGATCTCGTACCAAAGATCGGACGCGCCCGCCCGCTGGCAGAGAAAAGCAAGGGTACGCCAGACGCCGGCGCCGTCTCGCTGTCCATGATCATCCGTGCCGTGGTAGATGTGCTCTAG
- a CDS encoding class I fructose-bisphosphate aldolase — MTDIARLLGEEADSLLNHTCAGFKKEDLHLPGPDFVNRVMMDSSRSPHVLRNMQTIFNHGRLGGTGYVSMLPVDQGIEHSAGASFAPNPQYFDPKNIVELAIEGGCNCVASTLGVLSSVARRYAHRIPMMVKLNHNETLTYPAIYDQTLFAQVEQAHDMGCVAVGATIYFGSPESRRQIQEISEAFERAHELGMVTVLWSYLRNPEFKKNGVDYHVSSDLTSQAVHLAATINADIVKQKLPENNGGYRAVGFGHTHDRVYDELLSDNPIDWTRYQVVNSFMGRAGLINSGGGSKGHSDMGEAVRTAVINKRAGGMGLISGRKAFQKSREEGVALLNAIQDVYLDKDITIA, encoded by the coding sequence ATGACAGATATCGCCAGGCTGCTGGGAGAGGAAGCGGATAGCCTGTTGAACCATACCTGTGCCGGATTCAAGAAAGAGGACCTGCACCTGCCTGGTCCCGATTTCGTTAATCGGGTCATGATGGACAGCAGCCGCTCGCCGCACGTACTGCGTAACATGCAGACCATTTTCAACCATGGTCGACTCGGTGGCACAGGTTACGTCAGCATGCTGCCGGTGGATCAGGGCATCGAGCACTCGGCCGGCGCCTCCTTTGCGCCCAATCCGCAGTACTTTGACCCGAAAAACATCGTTGAGCTGGCCATCGAAGGCGGCTGCAACTGCGTAGCCTCCACGCTGGGCGTACTGTCTTCGGTCGCGCGTCGCTACGCGCATCGCATCCCGATGATGGTCAAACTCAACCATAACGAGACGCTGACCTATCCGGCCATCTACGACCAGACGCTGTTCGCGCAGGTCGAGCAGGCACATGACATGGGATGTGTCGCGGTCGGTGCGACCATCTATTTCGGCTCGCCGGAAAGCCGTCGCCAGATTCAGGAAATCAGCGAAGCCTTCGAACGGGCGCATGAGCTGGGCATGGTCACCGTACTGTGGTCCTACCTGCGTAACCCCGAGTTCAAGAAAAACGGCGTCGACTATCACGTCTCTTCTGACCTCACCAGTCAGGCCGTGCATCTGGCGGCGACCATCAATGCCGATATCGTCAAGCAGAAGCTGCCGGAGAACAACGGTGGCTATCGCGCGGTCGGCTTCGGTCACACGCATGATCGCGTCTATGACGAGCTGCTCAGCGATAACCCGATCGACTGGACGCGCTATCAGGTCGTCAACAGCTTCATGGGCCGTGCCGGACTGATCAACTCCGGTGGTGGTTCCAAGGGCCATTCCGACATGGGTGAAGCGGTCCGTACCGCCGTCATCAACAAGCGTGCCGGTGGCATGGGTCTGATTTCCGGACGCAAGGCGTTCCAGAAGTCGCGTGAAGAGGGCGTGGCCCTTCTGAATGCCATTCAGGATGTCTATCTCGACAAGGACATCACCATCGCCTGA
- a CDS encoding phosphoglycerate kinase produces MTVRKMSELNLAGQRVLIRQDLNVPIKDGKVTSDARIRASLPTIRTALEQNARIMLMSHLGRPTEGEPNDEESLAPVANHLGELLGMTVRLERDYLEQDPEVQEGEVVLLENVRFNKGEKKDDEALAKKYASLCDIYVMDAFGTAHRAQASTHGVARFAPDACAGPLLSSELDALEKALSSPKRPMVAIVGGSKVSSKLEVLNALSEKCDQLIVGGGIANTFIAAAGYNVGKSLYEADLVDQAKALMDRVNVPLPIDVVVATEFSDKAEAVIRNVDDVRDDEMILDVGPQTAQTYAESLREAGTILWNGPVGVFEIDQFSAGTKAMAHAIADSDGFSIAGGGDTLAAIDKYSVTDDISYISTGGGAFLEYVEGKTLPAVSALRDAAK; encoded by the coding sequence ATGACTGTGCGCAAGATGTCCGAGCTGAACCTCGCCGGCCAGCGCGTCCTGATCCGTCAGGACCTTAACGTGCCGATCAAGGATGGAAAGGTCACTTCGGATGCCCGCATTCGTGCCAGCCTGCCCACCATTCGCACGGCCCTTGAACAAAACGCTCGTATCATGCTGATGAGTCACCTGGGGCGCCCCACCGAAGGAGAGCCCAATGATGAGGAATCACTGGCACCGGTGGCCAACCACTTGGGAGAACTGCTGGGCATGACGGTTCGTCTGGAGCGTGACTATCTGGAGCAGGACCCCGAAGTGCAGGAAGGGGAAGTCGTGCTGCTGGAAAATGTGCGCTTCAACAAGGGCGAGAAAAAGGATGACGAGGCCCTGGCGAAAAAATACGCCAGCCTTTGCGACATCTACGTGATGGACGCCTTCGGCACCGCGCACCGCGCCCAGGCCTCTACTCACGGTGTGGCCCGCTTTGCGCCGGATGCCTGCGCCGGCCCGCTGCTCTCCTCGGAGCTGGACGCGCTCGAGAAGGCCCTTTCCAGCCCGAAGCGTCCGATGGTCGCCATCGTGGGCGGCTCCAAGGTCTCCTCCAAGCTCGAAGTCCTCAACGCCCTGTCCGAGAAGTGCGACCAGCTGATCGTGGGCGGCGGTATCGCCAACACCTTCATTGCCGCCGCGGGTTACAACGTTGGCAAGTCACTTTATGAAGCCGACCTGGTCGATCAGGCCAAAGCGCTCATGGACAGGGTCAACGTGCCCCTGCCCATCGATGTGGTCGTGGCCACCGAGTTTTCCGACAAGGCCGAAGCCGTCATCCGCAACGTCGATGACGTCCGCGATGACGAGATGATCCTTGATGTCGGCCCCCAGACCGCACAGACCTATGCCGAATCCCTGCGTGAAGCCGGTACCATCCTGTGGAACGGCCCGGTGGGCGTGTTCGAGATCGATCAGTTCAGCGCTGGCACGAAGGCCATGGCACACGCCATCGCCGACAGCGACGGCTTCTCGATTGCCGGTGGCGGTGACACGCTCGCGGCCATCGACAAGTACAGCGTCACCGACGATATCTCCTATATCTCCACCGGTGGCGGTGCGTTTCTCGAGTACGTTGAAGGCAAGACCCTGCCGGCCGTCAGCGCCCTGCGTGATGCGGCCAAATAA
- a CDS encoding DUF2291 family protein yields the protein MTAEASTHARPRARKKRGRAIAALVVVMVAIAIGWDTHVVEQGAQLEAQSGQFSAERYGQEQFPAIRQSVESRAVEAPELARALADDASAASERYGVASGIGPIFPVHVTGTVGEGKSGIYTIDIPDMPEGTRVRVQTGPAINGTTLRDATGEISFGQFTNQIEYQNAGAAINNAMKAEVLEGMDTANLSGKTVEVTGVFQMINPKNWLITPVALEVQGGSAS from the coding sequence ATGACAGCAGAAGCCAGTACCCATGCACGCCCTCGCGCTCGCAAAAAACGCGGCCGTGCCATAGCGGCCTTGGTGGTGGTCATGGTAGCCATCGCCATTGGCTGGGATACGCATGTGGTTGAGCAGGGCGCGCAGCTTGAGGCCCAAAGCGGGCAGTTTTCAGCCGAACGCTATGGGCAGGAACAATTCCCGGCCATTCGCCAGAGCGTGGAATCCCGCGCCGTGGAAGCGCCGGAGCTGGCCCGGGCACTGGCTGATGATGCCAGTGCCGCCAGTGAGCGCTATGGCGTCGCCAGCGGGATTGGCCCGATCTTCCCGGTGCATGTCACCGGCACGGTGGGGGAAGGCAAATCCGGTATCTATACGATCGATATTCCCGATATGCCCGAAGGCACGCGTGTCAGGGTGCAGACCGGGCCGGCCATCAACGGGACCACGCTGCGTGATGCGACCGGCGAGATCAGCTTTGGTCAGTTTACCAATCAGATCGAATATCAGAACGCAGGCGCGGCTATCAATAATGCCATGAAGGCCGAAGTGCTCGAGGGTATGGATACGGCGAACCTGAGCGGTAAAACCGTTGAAGTGACCGGCGTTTTTCAGATGATCAATCCCAAAAACTGGCTGATTACACCGGTCGCCCTTGAAGTCCAGGGCGGGAGTGCGTCATGA
- a CDS encoding triose-phosphate isomerase family protein: protein MAAPLLIGTSLKMYFGYQQTLDWCRQVTDIARQHPAVTQGHAALFIMPSFPTLAPVLEIVRDTDIRIGAQNLSDQPAGAWTGEVSAAMLAEMGCRCVEVGHAERRRHFHEDEALIAAKTAQAMANGLSPVLCVGEVEEGAPERAAGECIRQVASAMADVSQPRQADLIVAYEPHWAIGAPQPAPREHISAVCTRLQAWLDGHGGGRVIYGGSAGPGLLSRLEGSVQGMFLGRFVHDARAFEKILDEVMTLHEAS, encoded by the coding sequence ATGGCCGCCCCCCTGCTTATCGGGACCAGCCTCAAGATGTATTTCGGCTATCAGCAGACGCTGGACTGGTGCCGTCAGGTGACCGACATTGCCCGTCAGCACCCTGCCGTCACGCAGGGGCACGCCGCGCTATTCATCATGCCCTCCTTTCCGACGCTGGCGCCGGTACTCGAGATCGTGCGCGACACCGATATCCGCATCGGCGCGCAGAACCTTTCCGACCAGCCCGCCGGCGCCTGGACCGGCGAGGTCAGCGCCGCCATGCTGGCGGAGATGGGCTGTCGCTGCGTGGAAGTAGGACATGCCGAGCGCCGCCGCCACTTTCATGAAGACGAGGCGCTGATCGCGGCCAAAACGGCTCAGGCCATGGCCAACGGTCTCTCGCCTGTCCTGTGCGTGGGCGAGGTGGAGGAAGGCGCCCCGGAGCGCGCGGCCGGAGAGTGCATTCGTCAGGTGGCCAGTGCCATGGCCGACGTTTCACAGCCCAGACAGGCCGACCTGATCGTGGCCTATGAGCCGCACTGGGCCATCGGCGCGCCTCAGCCGGCACCGAGAGAGCACATCAGCGCGGTATGCACAAGGCTTCAGGCCTGGCTGGACGGTCACGGTGGCGGGCGCGTCATCTATGGCGGCAGCGCCGGCCCGGGCCTGCTCTCGCGCCTTGAAGGCAGCGTTCAGGGCATGTTTCTGGGCCGCTTTGTGCATGACGCACGTGCCTTCGAGAAGATTCTTGATGAGGTCATGACGCTTCACGAGGCGTCCTGA
- the rpiB gene encoding ribose 5-phosphate isomerase B, whose amino-acid sequence MTVETKRLRVALGCDEAAYDMKQAMVEHVRSLGHEVEDFGTHNAEPVLYPDIAFAAAHAVKDGKVDRAILICGTGIGVAISANKVPGIRAAQAHDTYSAERARKSNDAQILTMGARVIGVELAKKIAESFLESEFSGGGSQAKVDRIAAYEQEQHGKA is encoded by the coding sequence ATGACAGTAGAGACCAAAAGGCTTCGGGTCGCACTCGGATGTGATGAAGCCGCTTATGACATGAAGCAGGCCATGGTGGAGCACGTGCGTTCGCTGGGTCACGAGGTCGAGGACTTCGGCACCCATAATGCCGAACCGGTGCTCTATCCCGATATCGCCTTTGCCGCCGCTCATGCAGTCAAGGACGGCAAGGTCGATCGCGCCATTCTGATCTGTGGCACGGGCATTGGCGTGGCTATCTCGGCCAACAAGGTGCCGGGCATTCGTGCTGCGCAGGCGCATGACACCTATTCTGCCGAGCGCGCGCGCAAGAGTAACGATGCGCAGATATTGACCATGGGCGCTCGTGTGATCGGTGTCGAGCTTGCCAAGAAGATTGCCGAGTCCTTTCTTGAGAGCGAGTTCAGCGGCGGCGGCTCCCAGGCCAAGGTCGACCGCATCGCGGCCTACGAGCAGGAACAGCACGGCAAGGCATAA
- a CDS encoding methyl-accepting chemotaxis protein produces MAMASGVSTFSNMRVRTRMMLGFSTVLFLIVLLTAIGVWRVGEIDRGLTHINDVNSVKQRHAIDYRGSVHDRAIALRDATLVSDSELPQVTALIDKLTADYQTAAASMAAMAADAQQFTAEDQRLLTSINAVHDRTMPLIDRVLQARRNGDIEGARSLLLSQARPAFVDWLASINAFIDHQEAMNHAEAVVVRGISGGFKTTMITLCALAVLLGIAIATLITRQLLKTLGAEPDDVRALAEALGRGELDAARKVYQEKDRSIMAALSRTADRLQETVADVRRSAHEVAHASDHIEQGNSQLSSRTEQQASALEQTAAAMEELSATVRQNADNARDAEQLATSAAGVAERGGEVFGSVVVTMKGINDGARRISEIISVIDNIAFQTNILALNASVEAARAGEQGRGFAVVAGEVRNLASRSAEAAREINALISESVTRTEEGTALVDQAGQTIGEVVTSIKRVHHLMGDISRASAEQSTGVSQVGEAIGQLDQTTQHNALMVEQSGDASRRLHQQSRALVEAVSFFRLSDSMTISPVVAESPRAHGASTRPSTASRSARNTETPARKLSRPDASRASSRDTAVEEWESF; encoded by the coding sequence ATGGCGATGGCGTCAGGCGTTTCAACCTTCTCGAACATGCGCGTTCGCACCCGCATGATGCTCGGCTTCTCTACGGTGCTTTTCCTGATTGTTCTGCTGACGGCCATCGGTGTCTGGCGCGTCGGTGAGATTGACCGTGGGCTGACTCATATCAATGACGTGAATAGCGTCAAGCAGCGTCATGCCATCGACTATCGTGGCAGCGTTCATGACCGGGCCATTGCGCTGAGAGATGCCACGCTGGTGAGCGACAGCGAATTGCCTCAGGTTACGGCGCTGATCGACAAGCTGACGGCGGATTACCAGACCGCTGCGGCCAGCATGGCTGCCATGGCGGCAGATGCCCAACAGTTTACCGCCGAAGACCAGCGACTTCTGACCAGCATCAACGCGGTACACGATCGCACCATGCCGTTGATTGATCGTGTGCTCCAGGCGCGCCGCAACGGTGACATCGAGGGCGCTCGCTCATTGCTGCTGTCTCAGGCACGCCCGGCCTTCGTGGACTGGCTGGCCTCGATCAATGCCTTCATCGATCATCAGGAAGCCATGAATCATGCCGAGGCCGTCGTGGTACGCGGTATCAGTGGTGGCTTCAAAACCACCATGATTACCCTGTGTGCACTGGCGGTGCTGCTGGGCATTGCGATTGCCACATTGATCACGCGGCAATTGCTGAAAACGCTGGGGGCCGAACCCGATGATGTCCGGGCGCTGGCCGAGGCGCTTGGTCGTGGTGAGCTGGATGCGGCTCGCAAGGTTTATCAGGAGAAGGATCGCAGCATCATGGCTGCGCTGAGCCGCACGGCGGACCGGCTGCAGGAGACCGTGGCCGATGTCCGTCGCTCGGCGCATGAAGTGGCTCATGCCAGCGATCACATCGAGCAGGGCAACAGTCAGCTTTCCTCGCGCACCGAGCAGCAGGCCAGTGCGCTGGAGCAGACGGCGGCCGCCATGGAGGAGCTCAGCGCCACGGTGCGCCAGAATGCCGATAACGCCCGCGATGCCGAGCAGCTGGCCACAAGCGCCGCCGGGGTGGCCGAGCGAGGCGGCGAAGTGTTTGGCAGTGTGGTGGTCACCATGAAGGGCATCAACGACGGCGCCCGACGTATCTCGGAAATCATCAGCGTCATCGACAACATCGCCTTTCAGACCAATATTCTGGCGCTCAATGCCTCGGTCGAGGCCGCCCGTGCCGGTGAGCAGGGTCGTGGTTTTGCCGTCGTGGCCGGCGAGGTGAGAAATCTGGCCAGCCGCAGTGCCGAGGCCGCGCGCGAAATCAATGCGCTGATCTCGGAAAGCGTGACCCGTACCGAAGAGGGAACGGCACTGGTGGATCAGGCCGGGCAGACCATTGGGGAAGTCGTGACTTCCATCAAGCGCGTACACCACCTCATGGGCGATATCAGCCGGGCCAGTGCCGAACAGAGCACCGGTGTCAGCCAGGTGGGTGAGGCGATCGGCCAGCTTGATCAGACCACGCAACACAACGCGCTCATGGTGGAACAAAGTGGTGACGCCTCCCGAAGGCTGCATCAGCAGTCACGGGCGCTGGTCGAGGCCGTCTCGTTCTTTCGCCTGTCCGATTCGATGACGATCAGCCCGGTGGTGGCCGAGTCGCCGAGGGCGCACGGAGCCTCGACGCGGCCGTCAACGGCCTCCAGAAGTGCTCGAAACACTGAAACTCCGGCAAGAAAACTCTCCCGGCCGGACGCCTCGCGCGCCTCGTCCAGAGATACGGCGGTCGAGGAGTGGGAAAGCTTCTAA